The Desulfobulbus propionicus DSM 2032 DNA segment CAACCTGGCCGATGGCAGTTACCGGGTCACGGCCAACTATCCGGGGTATGAATACAGCACCGATCCGTTCACCGTCCCCCTGGTCGCCTCCCAGGCCCTGGCTATTCCCCACCTGGCCCACACGGTCTCGGTGGTCCGGAGCTACCAGAACAACCGCGTGGCCTTGGCCAACATCGAGGCCACGCTGTGCACTGTGGACGGTACCCCCCTGGCGCTCACCGCCGCCACCGGAGCCGACGTCACCCTGCAATGGAGTCTTCCGGCACAGGCCTATGCGGTTCAGGCGCGCTATCTGGGGCGAACCTATCTCAGCGAGCCCTTCACCAGCGGCAACCCGACCGTGCTCATCCCCGAGGGCTTGGCCAGGATGACGCTGCTCCTGGGTGGGGCCGCCCTGCCCAACACCCAGGTGGTGGCGATCAGCGATAGCGATCCCGACCATCCCCAAAGCCTGACCAGCGATGCCAGCGGCGTGGCCTTCTTTGCGGTGGAGGCCGGGACCTATCGGGTCAAGGCCTGGCGTCTGGTGCGCTGTACACCAGTAAAGGAACGGCCCTGGGCCAGGAACTGAGCACCGGGGCCGACGGCCAGGTCTGCTTCACCCTGCCCGAGAGCAGCTACAAGCTGCGTGTCGGCTACAACGATCAGCAGTTCTGGAGCGAGGTGATCAACACCTACGCCCTGGGCAACACGCCGGTGGAAATGGTCAATGGTTCCGGCGGCCTGCTCAGCCGGCTGCACGATTCCCAACCAGATCGACCACAGGTTCCGCTTTTTCCTTCCATGTTTGAGAGTTATTATGAATCACTGCTGTCTCATAAAAAATGAAGATAAGGAGGCTCGGAGAGCTGCTTGGCGGTATAATGATTTTGCATAAAGATCATACAAACCAAGGAGATCCGAGCCATGGCCTATAGCGATACCGTCCTCAAGCAATTGCTTACACTTGTCCCAAGATATGAATTTGACACACTGGCTCAACTGCATCACGCGGGACAGAATTTCCGTTCCTACAACCGCTGGAGTCAATTCCTAGCCATGCTGATCGGCCAGCTTTCCGGCAGAAAAAGCCTCCGGGATATCACCGATAATCTCATGGCACAGGGCAAGCGGCTCTATCATCTTGGTATGAAGCGAACCACTAAAGCAACCTTGGCTCGGGTCAACGCAGAGCAACCCGCTGCTCTCAAGCACTGTTCGCCAAGCTGCTGGACAGGTGCCAACTGGTAGCGCCCAAACACCGCTTCTCCTTCAAAGGCAAGCTGTACCTGCTTGATGCCACGGTGATCAACCTTTGCCTCGCCGCCTTTCCCTGGGCCGAATTCAGGCAGAAAAAGGGAGCCATCAAACTGCATGTCGGCCTGGATGCCGATGGGCATCTTCCGGTCTTCATGGACATGACCAAGGGGAAGGAACACGAGATCAACTGGGCCAGGACCCTGCAACTCCCCAAGGGCTCCTTTGTCTGCATTGATCGCGGCTTCACCGATTACCGCTGGCACAGCGACCTGACCGCTAACGCCGTTTTCTTTGTTTCGCGGCTGAAAAGCAATGCCGATGTCCAATACCTGCTTAAACGGGCCGGGCGAAGGAGCGCTGGGATCACCAACGATCAGACCATCCGGCTCAAAGGGGTTGAGCAGCCGTTGCGTCTGGTCGCTTATACCGACCCGGCGACCGGCATCGAGTATCGGTTTGTCACCAACGCCCACCACCTGAAAGCCAAGGAGATCACCCAAATCTACAAAGAGCGCTGGCAGATCGAATTGTTTTTCAAATGGATCAAGCAAAACCTGAAGATCAAGACTTTCCTCGGCACCACAAGCAACGCGGTGTTGACCCAGGTTTGGATTGCCCTCTGTGTCTACCTCATGCTGGCTTACCTGAAATTCAAAGCCAAATTAGGCAATTCCATGCAACAGATACTTCGCCTACTACAACTCAACCTCTTCGCGAGAAGAGATTTGATCGAATTGTTTAAACCTCCATCAACTCAAACAACTGTTTCTCCACAAATTTTACTGTGGAGAAATTTATGAGACAGCAGTGATTATGAATATTGCCCTAACGACAACCGGTTCCACGCTCGACAGCGCGGTGACTGATGAATTTGCCCGCGCACTTTATTTGCTCCTTGTCAATGTCGAAACCATGACCTGCATTCCCATCGAACATACCATGTCCCCTGGTTCTGACTGTGAACTGGCCCGGATCGTCTTAACTCATCGTTGCGAAGCGATTATCACCGGCACATTGACCGAGGCGGCCTTTGCCATCCTCGCTGACGACGGGGTGACCCGCTATCGGGCAAGAAACATGACCGCACGGGAGGCTTTGGACGCAATGGAAAGAAGAGAGCTGGATCTGATTCGCAATGCGGACGGCTCGGGTGCATGTTCGGGAAGCCATCATCATTGATTAACCCTCCCCGCAACCTGTCCGTAATGAAGGGAACGACTGCGTGGCAATCGCTTTCTTTTTTCAGGAGGGGTTACGGGGGCGTCATTTTACACCCGCTGCACTCGGCTGATTCCGTTGGGCGTGTTCTTTATCGGGCACAGGGAGCAGGAGCATCCCGTCCAGTCGGTCAAGGGTCGTCCCTTTTGACAAGGACAATTCCTTGCCAGCCTCCAAGGTGCTTACAATGGTCCTGCCGATGATGAATTTCTGCTCGGGGCAGTTGGTGGGCCTGTAGGCCAGCCCCCAGGCGGTATGCAAGATGACCGGCTTGCTGTTGTGGAGACCCACGTACAGCATGATATGGCCTTTATGATGGAGAAGGGTTCGAAAGGGGATGCCCTGCTCTCGGATGCGGAGTTCCTTGTCGCTGGTGGAGAGACCCGCCAGCGGCACAAACGGGCCTGAAGTAATCTGTTTGTACGAATTGCGCGGCAACCAGATGCCGAAGGCAAGGAAGAAGTCTCTGGTGGTGGCCGAGCAGTCGCGGTTTCGGTACAGCTCGCCCCAGCCGTAGTCGGTTTTGAGGAGTTCGTTGCCGATGAGCGTCACATTTTCGGAGTTGAGCGGCAACGGATGGCGGCGGGCGTCATTCTTGGCGATGCGCGCTGTGGCGAGGGTGGCATGTTGATCGTCGCCAACTACCGCCACATCGACCAGCCAATGATCGGCCTCTTCCTTCACCAATGGGTAGAGGGTGCCGATTTTCGGCTGGGGCAAGATCTTGCTCTGTGTGGTCTGAATCGATGAATAGTCCCTGACGACAACGAGTTGCGGTGCATTGGCCAACCGGTTTCGCACCGATTCATCGACCAGCCTGATGGCCTCGGGATCCACCCACCCGTTGGCATAGGACGTTTCGATGTACAACCAAGCGCCATCCGTGGTTGCATGCAGGAGGCGAACAGGTTCGTTGGGCTTGATTTCTGCGAACTGGAGATGGTCAAAGGGAACGTCGTCCGGGGTTTCGTAAAACGGCCTCATGGTGGGCAGGATTCGGATGAACGAGGGTTTGATCGCGATCCCCAATTGATTCATGGAAGGAAAACGCTCCAAGTCAGCAAGAGCCAAGAGATGCTGCATGCGGGTTGGCTCAACGATCAGCCGATTCTCCCCATACCATGTTTGTGCGGCGAGCTGCCTGACCCCCTCGGCCACTGTCGTGGTCTCGAAAAGTGGTGCGGTCGTTGTCCATGGAGTAAAATATTGCTGATGAAATTGCCGCGCTGCCTGGCGCTGCTCATCGGCACGCATGGTTTGCTTGAACACCGCGGCGAATGGACCGATGTCCTGGGGGATGGTCTGCAAATCGTTGATCGTGGTACTGGTCGCAAGCGTCTGCGGACAGGTCGCTTTTTCGGGAGACGAGGCGCGCTGCCGCGGAGACGGTCGATCCCAATGCAATAGTGAGACGGCCCAGATGAAGAGCGCCAGGGTTACGGCGGCAATCAACCAGGTGCTGAGCAAGCGGTTCATGCCATTCTTGTGTGCATAAAAGGAGGAAAGGGCGGCTGAAAGGCGACAACGGCGCGTTCTAGTCGAAGCGCCCGGCTGTCATCCGTTACAAGATGCAAGGGCACGCGATCAACGGCTCTGCAATGAAAAAAGCAGGGCAAGCTACCCGGACGATTGTCGAGGCTGTCAGTCACGGATCGTCCTTTTTTGCTCCGCTGCATCGTCGTTCGGCCGCGCCCGGCAGCCAAAGGCACTTCGCAACAACTGCTTCACGGCATGGCGATCGCCAGCGGTCAGGGAGACGATTTTCGCGCCCGTCTGCATGAGGGCCATGGTCAGCAAGGCGCTCAGCAGCACGCCGAAGCAGTAAATGAGCAAGGCGATGAGGTTGGCCAGGGGAATGGTTCGTTCGGTCAGCTTGATATCGAACGCCTTGCCGCCGAAGCTTGTCGCCAACTGCGCAATGGGATCGGTCAGGGAAGCCGGGGTGTGCAGCAGGGTAAAAATGAGCCGAAACACGTCAACGGCATAGTTGAGCCCGATGACGATCACCGCCAAGCCGATACAGGTGGCCAGAAGACTGATCATCTTTTTCAAGGTTTCCACTCCGGACACCGCGTTTTCTCTCTGTTCCGATAACACCTTCATCACCTCCGTCGAACCGGTATTGAGGAAAAAAGAATGGAATTGGACATACGTTTGAACTGCCTCGATGTGGACTGGGCAACTGTCGCCGCAACTCTCAAAAGCGTCGGGATGGCGCATTTTCCGCCCGAGGTGCACAAAAAATCGTTTGAAGCCAGTCATGCCACCGTCTTTGTCCGGAACAAGGGCCGGCTCGTCGGCTTTGGCCGGGCCATTTCCGATGGGATTCGCCAGGCCGCGGTCTATGATGTCGCGGTGGTTCCCGAATATCAAGGGCAGGGGATCGGCACGGTGATCCTGCGAACTATCCTGGGGAATGTGCCAAATTGCAATGTCATTTTGTATGCATCCCCCGGCAAGGAGGATTTTTATCGCACCCTCGGGTTTCGGCGGATGCAAACGGGCATGGCCCTGTTCACGAACCCCGAGTTGATGGCGGAGAAGGGATTCACCGAATAGCGCTTCCGGCGGGCCCGCGCATTTGGGCGGGAAGGAATCGGGCGTTGCCGCGCGGTCGCCAACAGCCTCTTCGCCCTGGCGGGTCTTGGCCGCGTATATTATAGTGCGCCGCCCCGCCAGTTCTGATCGCCGCTGGCCAAACAACCGCCAAGGAGTGCCGTTTCCATGTCCCCCCTGTTGTTGACCCTGCTGCCCATTGCCGTCATTCTCATCCTTCTTCTGTTCTATCGCAAGGCCGCCGACATCAGCGGCGTCATCGGCTGGCTGGTGATCTCGCTGGTCGCCTGGGCCGGATTTCACACCTCGGTCGAGGTCATTCTTCGCTCGACCGCGGCCGGTCTCATTCGCTCCTTTTCCGTGTCGTTGATCGTGGCCACCTCCTTGCTGCAGATGGCCATCATGGAGCGAACCGGGGCGCTGCGGCGGATCACCATTTTCATCAAGACCATTGCCAGCGGCAACCGGGCGGTGCAGATCATGATGATCAACATTGGCTTCGGCACCCTGATGGTGGCCGTCGGCGCCACCCCTGTCTCGATTCTGCCGCCGATTCTGGTGGCCATGGGATACTCCACCTATGTGGCCATTGCCCTGCCGGCCATTGGCTACGATTCGCTGTGCACCTACGCCCTGTTGGGCGCCCCACTTGTGGTTTTTGTCGATATCGCCAACCATTTTTTGGGCAACGGGCATGAGATTGCCCTCCACCAGGCCGGCATGATCTTTGCCCATTTTCTGCCGCTGGTGTCGACCCTGATCGGCTTTTGCATGCTGTGGATCGCCGGCCGCTGGAAGGCGGTGCGCCGGGGATGGCTCCCTTGCCTGATCAGCGGCGCTGTGATCGGTGTCGTCTCCTCCTTCACCAACCGCTACGACAACCTGGTGGTGGTGACCGGGGTGCTCTGCGGCATGGCGGTTATTGTGGCCATGGGCGTTTATCTGCTGGTCACCGGGCGGCCGATTCTCGATCGGCGGCATCTGACGGCCGAGGAACTCGCCTTGGCCAAACGGTATCCGCTGTGGCGGGCGGTCATGCCGTGGGCCATGCTCGTCGTCCTGATCCTGGTGCTCAATGTGCCGCAGGATCTATTCAACTGGCTGTACCGGACCATGAAACTGCCCATCATGGGGCTGACAGCCGATGGCCGGCCGCTGGACACCCGGGCGCTCTGGCAGGCCTACACCTGGATCCTGGTCAGCACCCTGTTGGCGCTTCCCTTTTTGCGGGCCACCGGCGGACAGCTCCGCGAGGCACTGGCGATCTGGCTCAAGCGGGCGCCGCGGCCGGTCTTTGCCGCCGCCATCTTTTTCGCGATCGGCGAGATCATGAACATGTCGGGTTATGACATGGCCACCCGGACCTATGCCGTGCCGAGCATGGTCAAGGTGCTGGCCGATAATTCGGCGGCACTGTTTCAGGGGGCCTACGGCCAGGTGGTCGCCTTTATCGGTCTGTTTGGCGGATTTCTGACCGGCAGCGAGGCCTCGACCATTGCCATGTTTGCCAAATACACCATGTCCACCGCCCGGAATCTGAACCTTTCCCTGGATGGCTTGCTCATCGTCACCGCCGGACTGGCGTTTGGCGGCGGGCTTGCCAGCGTGGTTTCGCCGGCAAAGCTGCAGAACGCGGCCGCCTCCATCGACCGGATCGGTGACGAAGGCGTGGTGATCAGGGTTGCCTTTGTCTTTGCTCTCCTGCTGACGCTGATCACCTCTGTGTTTGTGGTGCTGCTCCTTTTGGTGAAAGGACAGTACGCCGCATGACGAAGCTGAAATATCTCGCCTCCGTGGCTTTTGGATTGTTTACCCATGCACTGCTACCCAAAGACCATCGCCGATGAACTCGGCATACGACCCGCGCAGGTGGAGACCGTTGCCGCCCTGCTCGATGATGGCGCGACCATTCCGTTCATCGCCCGCTATCGCAAGGAGGCCACGGGGTGCCTCGATGAGCTGCAACTCGCCGCGATTCGCGATCGGCGGATCGAATTGGCCGAGGTGGACAAGCGGCGCTCGGCCATTCTCGCTTCCCTGGACGAGCGGGGAATCCTGGATGCGGCCTTGCGCCAGGCCGTCAACGCCGCCGCTGATCTGGCCGCCCTTGAAGATATCTATCTGCCATATCGGCCCAAGCGAAGAACCCGGGCGCAGATCGCCAGGGAAAAGGGCCTGGAGCCCCTGGCAGCACTGCTCCATGGTCAGAAGACGCAACCCATCGAGGTTGAAGCCTTTGTCAACCCCGAACAGGAGGTGGCCACGGTCGAGGAGGCGTTGAGTGGTGCCCGCGACATCATCGCCGAATGGATCAGTGAAGATGCCGCCATCCGTGCCCGGCTCCGGGACATTTTTCGGCATAAAGCCGTGATCACCTCGACCGTGGTCAAGAACCAGGAAGAAAGCGGCGCTACGTTCAGGGATTATTTTCAGTGGCGGGAACCCGTGGGCAAGGCGGCCGGCCATCGGCTGCTGGCCATGTTCCGGGGGGAACAGGCAAAGGTGTTGAGTCTTTCCTTTCGTCCCCCTGAAAACGAGGCGTTGACGATCCTGCATCGCTGTGTTGTCCGTGCCAATGGCTTTGCCGGCCAGCAGGTGACCCTGGCTGTTGACGACAGTTACAAGCGGTTGCTCGCTCCCTCGCTGGAAAATGAACTGCGGACGCAGCTGAAGAAACAGGCTGACCAGGAGGCGATCGCGGTGTTTGCCGACAACCTCCGCGAATTGTTGCTCGCCCCGCCCCTGGGACAAAAGCGGACCATGGCCCTGGATCCCGGGTTTCGCACCGGCGCGAAGCTGGTTTGTCTGGGCGAACAGGGCCAATTGCTCGATTGGACCACCATTTACCCCACGCTTTCCCGCGCGCAGCAGGAGGAAGCGGCGCAAACCGTGCTCCGGCTCTGCCGTCGCTACCGCATCGAGGCCATTGCCATCGGCAACGGCACGGCGAGCCGCGAGACCGAAGCCTTTGTCCGCGGCCTGGACCTGCCGTCAGAGGTGGTGGTCACCCTGGTCGATGAACGCGGCGCTTCCGTGTATTCCGCTTCCGAGGTCGCCCGCGCCGAATTTCCCGACCACGATATCACGGTGCGGGGCGCCGTTTCCATTGGCCGGCGGCTACAGGACCCGTTGGCCGAACTGGTCAAGCTCGATCCGAAGGCCATAGGCGTGGGGCAGTATCAGCACGATGTTCAGCAGAAAGCGCTCAAACAGAGCCTCGATGACGTGGTCGTCAGCTGCGTGAACAGGGTTGGCGTCGAGGTGAACAGTGCCAGCAAGGAGTTGCTTGCCTATGTCTCCGGGTTGGGGGGAACCCTGGCGGCCAACATCCTTGCCTACCGTCGGGAAAAGGGGCCGTTCACCGACCGGCGGCAACTGTTGCACGTACCCCGGCTCGGCAGGAAGGCCTTTGAGCAGTGCGCCGGTTTCTTGCGCATCCACGACGCCGCAAATCCCCTGGATCGCTCGGGGGTGCATCCCGAACGCTACGGCATCGTCGAACAAATGGCCAGGGAGTGCGGCTGTACGATCTCCGCGCTGATGGAAGAGGAACACCGGCGCCAACGCATCCAGCTCGATCGGTATGTCCAGGACGGGATCGGGCTGCCGACCCTGGAGGATATTCTAGCCGAACTCGGCAAACCGGGCCGCGATCCGCGACGATCCTTTGCCGCCTTTGCCTTTGCTCCGGGAATCGAGCGGCTGGAGGATTTGCGGGAGGGCATGCGCCTGCCCGGTATCGTCACCAATGTGACCAAGTTCGGTGCTTTTGTGGATATCGGCGTTCATCAGGACGGCCTTGTCCATATCAGTCAGTTGGCCGACCGGTATGTCAAGGATCCGGCGGAAGTGGTCAAGGTCCGCCAGCAGGTGCAGGTGCGCGTGCTGGAGGTGGATGTCAAGCGAAGGCGGATCGGGTTGTCGCTGCGCGCCACCCCTGCCGATCTGTCGAGCGTGACGGATTCATCGAGAACAAACGATAATGGTTAGAGCCCGAGGTCCTCGTTGACCAGAATGATCTTGATCCTGCCTTTGGGGTGGGATTTCTGGGTAATGGTCCAGGTGTTGCAAATGCGGTCCGGACTGTTGCAATCCATGCAGAAGGAGGTTTTGACGCACGGCATTTTCCAGCCAGTGTGGCGGATGGCGTTCATCGGCGCGCTGTAGGACTTGATCCGGTCCATGGCGTGCTGCACGGTTTGCACCAGCTTGTTGCGGCCGATGACCAGGACCACCGTCCGTGGGCCGAAGGTGATCGCGCCGACCCGGTTGCCGATCATGTCCAGGTTGACCAGTTCCCCTGTTTCGGTCACCGCGTTGGTGCCGGTGAGGAACAGATCCACCAGCAGGGCCTGCCGCCGCCGCTCGATCAGTTCTTCTCGCGGCACGCCCGGGGCAAAGGTCTCGATCAGGTTGATGGAGGGCATTTGCCGCAGCGCATCGAGGATGGCGGTGGCGTGCAGGCTCATCGAGTCCGCCCAGGAGGCGGATCGGACGGTCAGCTTCGGCAAGATGGCATCGAGAAAGAGCGTTCTCGCCTCGTCGCAATGTTGGGCGATGAAGACCTCGAAATGATTCTTTTCCAGGGCGCTCTTGCACTGGGCGAGCCGCAGCTGCCAAAAAGCGGTTTGCCAGGTATCCATGGTATTCCTTGTGATCCGGTTCTGTTTAAGGGGTGTGGTCGAAATGGCGTCTGGCACTCATGGTGTGCCGGCGGCAAGACCAACCGGCCAGACGGCAAAGGTCTTGCCGGGTTTGTAACCAACCCCGCAGGCTCCCTTGCCGAGATACAGCACCCAGGCCCAGTCGGTTTCAAAAAAGCTGGTGGTGGAGGACCAATAACCATCCTCCAGTCCGGTGAAGGGATGGTCGGCGGGCAGGGCAGGGGAACAGGCAGCGCAGTCCACCAGGGAAGCCAGTTCGTTGATGGTCGGCAACCGCCATTGCCGTCCGTCGCCGGCACGCTCCCGCTTCCAGGCGGCAACCGACTCAAGGGCCTGTTGCCAGGCAATCGGCTCTCCCCGCAGATCGGCATGTTTCGCCCACCACAGGTTGGTCAGGTGATCGTGCACCACCTCCCCGGCAACACTAAATCGGGGAATGGGCCAGGGGGCTCCGAGGCGCAAGGCACCGTCCTGGCCGCTGCCGCTCCCGTTCATTTCCCGGCCCTGGACATCAAAACAGCGCCGCTGCCCGGTTTGGGGAAGCAGCCCGTTGCCTGTTCCACGCACCGGCCAGAACAAAGAGGCTTGGTCCTTGCGACTGTAAAACATCCGCGCCCCTTCGAGATGCACGGCCCAGGCATAGGCCGGATTGATGGCGGCGGTGGTCGATGACCAGTACCAGCCGAGAAAAGGGTGAACAAAGGGGTGGTCCTCGGGCAGGGCCGGCTTTTTCGCCTGATAGCTCATCAGGCTGCGCAACTCGTTGCGGTTGGGCAGGCGCCAGTCCCCATGCCCGCCATACTGTTGCCGATTCAACTCGTCGATCTGTTCAAAGGCCTCCAGCCAGGTGCAGGGAAAACCGCCGATAGTGGCATCGAGCGTCCAGGTCAGGCCGGTCAGTTGATCGACCGCCACATCGCCCCGCACGGTGAAGCGGGGTGACGGCCACGGCGCGCCCCGGAGAAATTCGCCGTCCTGGCCGCTGCCGGAACAGTCGATCTCCTGACCGCTTGCGTTGTAACAACGGGTCTGGCCGGTGTGCAGCACATGCAGCATGTCGTTCGAGGCGTTAGCGCGGGAAATGGGCGGAATGCCGGTTTCGCTGTCAGCGCAGGTACAGCCGAACCATCTGTTCGAGAAAGGCGTGGAACTGCTCATGGGTGCCCTGGCCGATTCGCTCCTCTTCCAAGCGCTCAAAGGCCTGAAAAAGTTCCGCGTCCTTGTTGCCGTCCAGCTTGTCGGCCGCCAACACGAACAGGACCGAATTTTCCTTGTCGATATGCTGAAGCAAAAGTGTTTGGTATTCCTCGGCTATCGACGCGAAGGCTGCCTTGGCCGCGGCATCGCCTGCGCGCAGCGCGCTCAAGGCCTCTTGCATGCCGACGACCAGCACCCGCCCGCGCGCATGTTCGTTCAACATAACGCCGATCGGACCGCCTTCCCGGGGGACACCGACCGCCTCCAGGGCAGGAAAGAGATACTCTTCTTCCTTCCCGTGGTGGCAGTGATCGACGAACACGGTGAAAAACTCCATCATGCGGTCGAGATGGGCCTGCTCGACCGGCTCGTTGGCGCCCAGTTTGCGCCCAAGGACGCCGAGCACCTGCAACATCAGCTGAATACCGTGATGTTCCTTGCGCAATTCATCGGTCGCTTGCATCGTCTTCTCCTTTGGTGTCGGTGTTTGCTCGAAACAGCAGATACTCCTTCAAGGCAACGGCCTGATTGTGCTGGATGTCCCGCGCGGCGAAGAGCAGGGTGAGTCCCCGCTCCCTGGCCAGTTCGAGCAGAAGGTTGGTTATCTCGGGTTTGGCACGCAGCTCGGCTGTGTAGCGGGCCTTGAACTCTTCCCATTTATCTGGGTCGTGATGGAACCATGTGCGCAGCTGATCGCTGGGTGCAACCTCGCGCAGCCACTGATCCGCCTTGAGCTTGTCCCTTCCGACGCCCCGCGGCCAGACGCGGTCCACCAGAACACGTACCCCGTCGTCCGGTCCAACGGGATCGTATACCCGCTTGAGGGTGATACGCGGTTTGGGATGATCGATCGGCGCTTGAGGCATTGGTGGTCAGCGGAAACCGTTTGCCCGATGGTTCTGGGCAATGGCCTCGGCCAAGCGGTCGAGGGCGGCAAAGGCCTCCTGGTCGGGCATCCCCTTGCACAGCACCGGGTCCAGGACCTCCACTTTAAGGTTGCCAATCATGCCGGCCAGGGTTTCCACGGTCTTGCCGCCCCAGCCATAGGAACCGATAACGGACAGATAACGCGCCTTGGGGCGCAAGGCATTGGCCAGGAAGGTGGCATGGGCCGCAAGCGGGTGCGGTCCAGCCAGAACGGTTGGGGTGCCAACGACAATGGTGGCCGCGTCGATCAGGGCCATGGCCAGTTTGCCGATGTCGCTGACCGCCAGGTTGAACAGTTCGACGCGAACGTTTCGGGCGACCAGGGCCGCTGTCAGGTAATCGACCATGCTCCGGGTGCTGCCGTGCATGGACACAAAGGGCAGAACCACCAGGTTGTGGGGCGGATGCTGGACCCAGTCGCGATAGGCCTCGAGGATCCAGGCCGGTTGGTCGTAGAGTTGCCCATGACTCGGGGCAATCATGTCCACGGCGTAATCGCTCAGTTTGTCCAGGTTTTTGGCGATGATCGCGCGAAAGGGCAGCATGATCTCGCCAAAGTACCGCTT contains these protein-coding regions:
- a CDS encoding NifB/NifX family molybdenum-iron cluster-binding protein; this translates as MNIALTTTGSTLDSAVTDEFARALYLLLVNVETMTCIPIEHTMSPGSDCELARIVLTHRCEAIITGTLTEAAFAILADDGVTRYRARNMTAREALDAMERRELDLIRNADGSGACSGSHHH
- a CDS encoding NlpC/P60 family N-terminal domain-containing protein: MNRLLSTWLIAAVTLALFIWAVSLLHWDRPSPRQRASSPEKATCPQTLATSTTINDLQTIPQDIGPFAAVFKQTMRADEQRQAARQFHQQYFTPWTTTAPLFETTTVAEGVRQLAAQTWYGENRLIVEPTRMQHLLALADLERFPSMNQLGIAIKPSFIRILPTMRPFYETPDDVPFDHLQFAEIKPNEPVRLLHATTDGAWLYIETSYANGWVDPEAIRLVDESVRNRLANAPQLVVVRDYSSIQTTQSKILPQPKIGTLYPLVKEEADHWLVDVAVVGDDQHATLATARIAKNDARRHPLPLNSENVTLIGNELLKTDYGWGELYRNRDCSATTRDFFLAFGIWLPRNSYKQITSGPFVPLAGLSTSDKELRIREQGIPFRTLLHHKGHIMLYVGLHNSKPVILHTAWGLAYRPTNCPEQKFIIGRTIVSTLEAGKELSLSKGTTLDRLDGMLLLPVPDKEHAQRNQPSAAGVK
- a CDS encoding GNAT family N-acetyltransferase; its protein translation is MELDIRLNCLDVDWATVAATLKSVGMAHFPPEVHKKSFEASHATVFVRNKGRLVGFGRAISDGIRQAAVYDVAVVPEYQGQGIGTVILRTILGNVPNCNVILYASPGKEDFYRTLGFRRMQTGMALFTNPELMAEKGFTE
- a CDS encoding L-lactate permease, which codes for MSPLLLTLLPIAVILILLLFYRKAADISGVIGWLVISLVAWAGFHTSVEVILRSTAAGLIRSFSVSLIVATSLLQMAIMERTGALRRITIFIKTIASGNRAVQIMMINIGFGTLMVAVGATPVSILPPILVAMGYSTYVAIALPAIGYDSLCTYALLGAPLVVFVDIANHFLGNGHEIALHQAGMIFAHFLPLVSTLIGFCMLWIAGRWKAVRRGWLPCLISGAVIGVVSSFTNRYDNLVVVTGVLCGMAVIVAMGVYLLVTGRPILDRRHLTAEELALAKRYPLWRAVMPWAMLVVLILVLNVPQDLFNWLYRTMKLPIMGLTADGRPLDTRALWQAYTWILVSTLLALPFLRATGGQLREALAIWLKRAPRPVFAAAIFFAIGEIMNMSGYDMATRTYAVPSMVKVLADNSAALFQGAYGQVVAFIGLFGGFLTGSEASTIAMFAKYTMSTARNLNLSLDGLLIVTAGLAFGGGLASVVSPAKLQNAAASIDRIGDEGVVIRVAFVFALLLTLITSVFVVLLLLVKGQYAA
- a CDS encoding Tex family protein, which encodes MHCYPKTIADELGIRPAQVETVAALLDDGATIPFIARYRKEATGCLDELQLAAIRDRRIELAEVDKRRSAILASLDERGILDAALRQAVNAAADLAALEDIYLPYRPKRRTRAQIAREKGLEPLAALLHGQKTQPIEVEAFVNPEQEVATVEEALSGARDIIAEWISEDAAIRARLRDIFRHKAVITSTVVKNQEESGATFRDYFQWREPVGKAAGHRLLAMFRGEQAKVLSLSFRPPENEALTILHRCVVRANGFAGQQVTLAVDDSYKRLLAPSLENELRTQLKKQADQEAIAVFADNLRELLLAPPLGQKRTMALDPGFRTGAKLVCLGEQGQLLDWTTIYPTLSRAQQEEAAQTVLRLCRRYRIEAIAIGNGTASRETEAFVRGLDLPSEVVVTLVDERGASVYSASEVARAEFPDHDITVRGAVSIGRRLQDPLAELVKLDPKAIGVGQYQHDVQQKALKQSLDDVVVSCVNRVGVEVNSASKELLAYVSGLGGTLAANILAYRREKGPFTDRRQLLHVPRLGRKAFEQCAGFLRIHDAANPLDRSGVHPERYGIVEQMARECGCTISALMEEEHRRQRIQLDRYVQDGIGLPTLEDILAELGKPGRDPRRSFAAFAFAPGIERLEDLREGMRLPGIVTNVTKFGAFVDIGVHQDGLVHISQLADRYVKDPAEVVKVRQQVQVRVLEVDVKRRRIGLSLRATPADLSSVTDSSRTNDNG
- a CDS encoding lactate utilization protein, which gives rise to MDTWQTAFWQLRLAQCKSALEKNHFEVFIAQHCDEARTLFLDAILPKLTVRSASWADSMSLHATAILDALRQMPSINLIETFAPGVPREELIERRRQALLVDLFLTGTNAVTETGELVNLDMIGNRVGAITFGPRTVVLVIGRNKLVQTVQHAMDRIKSYSAPMNAIRHTGWKMPCVKTSFCMDCNSPDRICNTWTITQKSHPKGRIKIILVNEDLGL
- a CDS encoding DUF1566 domain-containing protein, with the protein product MSSSTPFSNRWFGCTCADSETGIPPISRANASNDMLHVLHTGQTRCYNASGQEIDCSGSGQDGEFLRGAPWPSPRFTVRGDVAVDQLTGLTWTLDATIGGFPCTWLEAFEQIDELNRQQYGGHGDWRLPNRNELRSLMSYQAKKPALPEDHPFVHPFLGWYWSSTTAAINPAYAWAVHLEGARMFYSRKDQASLFWPVRGTGNGLLPQTGQRRCFDVQGREMNGSGSGQDGALRLGAPWPIPRFSVAGEVVHDHLTNLWWAKHADLRGEPIAWQQALESVAAWKRERAGDGRQWRLPTINELASLVDCAACSPALPADHPFTGLEDGYWSSTTSFFETDWAWVLYLGKGACGVGYKPGKTFAVWPVGLAAGTP
- a CDS encoding hemerythrin domain-containing protein, whose protein sequence is MQATDELRKEHHGIQLMLQVLGVLGRKLGANEPVEQAHLDRMMEFFTVFVDHCHHGKEEEYLFPALEAVGVPREGGPIGVMLNEHARGRVLVVGMQEALSALRAGDAAAKAAFASIAEEYQTLLLQHIDKENSVLFVLAADKLDGNKDAELFQAFERLEEERIGQGTHEQFHAFLEQMVRLYLR
- a CDS encoding DUF488 domain-containing protein, with the translated sequence MPQAPIDHPKPRITLKRVYDPVGPDDGVRVLVDRVWPRGVGRDKLKADQWLREVAPSDQLRTWFHHDPDKWEEFKARYTAELRAKPEITNLLLELARERGLTLLFAARDIQHNQAVALKEYLLFRANTDTKGEDDASDR